A single region of the Bicyclus anynana chromosome 16, ilBicAnyn1.1, whole genome shotgun sequence genome encodes:
- the LOC112048455 gene encoding uncharacterized protein LOC112048455, with the protein MSSIVRRTLYAALNKTKQSLPASRQNSTEANIQKSIYKQIEGPNHITVNDFAWQNLDRWPDKTLTVCAATGHGYTYAQTHRMSAIFAASLRTKLKLRNDDKVAIILPNVPEYPCVAFGVLEAGCIASMMNPAYTADELKVQLELIECKAIVTSKLSYPNIAKALNELKSNIPVILIDNDSLPEGTIKFAEFAEDWAIDTSCLKEVKRTKNDVAILPFSSGTTGFPKGVVLTHKSVNSMNKMIFDPKIIAVEEASATHQSVLPAVLPFFHIFGFNLLMVNLMGRGAKLVTMPVFKPELFLEVLVKYRANHLYIVPPIAVFLGKHPAVTPKHFESVLDIVCGAAPVSKSDAAAILDKKKELIFRQGYGLTETNGGVSVGHNKDTNHASVGHIFNGTELKIADLNTQKALGPDEEGEIWFRGPNIMREYYKNEAATKEVLTEDGWYKTGDIGKYDKDSYLYVTDRLKELIKVKGFQVPPAELEMILRTHPKILDCAVLGIPDPISGEVPKAFIVPQPGQNIKNEEILEYVNSKVVAFKKVKAVQFVDAIPKNPSGKILRKDLKAKYC; encoded by the exons ATGTCAAGCATTGTCCGTCGTACATTGTATGCAGCACTCAATAAAACTAAGCAATCATTGCCAGCGTCACGGCAGAATAGCACTGAAGCTAATATACAAAAGTCTATATATAAACAAATTGAGGGGCCAAACCATATCACAGTCAATGACTTTGCATGGCAAAATTTAGACAGGTGGCCTGATAAAACATTAACT GTCTGCGCAGCAACTGGACATGGTTATACATATGCGCAAACCCATCGGATGTCGGCAATTTTCGCTGCGTCCCTTCGCACGAAGCTCAAACTGCGCAACGATGACAAAGTGGCCATTATACTACCAAATGTACCGGAATACCCTTGCGTAGCGTTTGGTGTGTTAGAAGCTGGATGTATAGCTAGCATGATGAATCCTGCTTATACAGctg aTGAACTAAAAGTCCAACTGGAACTAATTGAATGCAAGGCGATAGTGACATCAAAGCTTTCATACCCGAATATAGCGAAAGCTCTAAACGAGTTAAAGTCAAACATACCAGTAATACTCATAGACAACGACTCTCTTCCTGAAGGGACCATAAAGTTTGCGGAATTCGCCGAAGATTGGGCTATCGACACTAGTTGTTTGAAAGAGGTGAAACGGACCAAAAATGATGTGGCGATATTGCCTTTCTCCAGTGGCACTACTGGATTTCCTAAAGGTGTGGTGTTGACACACAAAAGCGTCAATTCTATGAATAAAATGATCTTTGATCCGAAGATCATTGCAGTTGAGGAAGCTTCTG CTACTCACCAATCAGTGTTGCCAGCAGTGTTGCCATTCTTCCACATATTTGGTTTCAATTTGCTCATGGTAAACCTCATGGGGAGGGGAGCCAAGTTAGTGACGATGCCTGTCTTCAAGCCGGAACTGTTTCTAGAAGTCCTAGTGAAATATAGAGCGAACCACCTGTATATAGTACCACCAATTG CGGTGTTTCTTGGCAAACATCCAGCGGTAACACCGAAGCACTTCGAGTCCGTACTGGATATCGTTTGCGGCGCCGCACCTGTTTCTAAGAGCGATGCTGCTGCCATTCTCGATAAAAAG AAAGAGCTGATCTTCCGCCAAGGGTATGGTCTGACGGAGACAAACGGGGGAGTATCTGTGGGTCACAACAAGGACACGAACCATGCCTCCGTGGGTCACATATTCAACGGTACTGAATTGAAAATCGCCGATTTAAATACACAGAAAGCGTTGGGTCCTGACGAG GAAGGGGAAATTTGGTTCCGAGGCCCAAATATCATGAGAGAGTATTACAAGAACGAAGCAGCGACCAAGGAAGTGTTGACCGAAGACGGCTGGTACAAGACTGGGGATATCGGCAAATATGACAAAGACAGTTATTTATATGTTACAGACAGACTGAAAGAATTGATTaag GTAAAAGGATTCCAAGTACCACCGGCGGAACTAGAAATGATACTTCGTACACATCCAAAAATCCTCGACTGTGCAGTATTGGGGATCCCTGACCCTATAAGCGGAGAGGTCCCTAAAGCTTTCATAGTACCTCAGCCTggacaaaacattaaaaacgaGGAAATACTGGAATATGTTAATAGTAAAGTGGTAGCCTTCAAGAAGGTTAAGGCTGTTCAATTTGTAGACGCTATACCTAAGAATCCATCGGGTAAGATATTGCGAAAGGATTTGAAAGCAAAGTACTGCTAG
- the LOC112048457 gene encoding mitochondrial genome maintenance exonuclease 1, which translates to MNLIAMLRPPSLYFGQRIFVQKQTVRNKVVRPASFLKPPEKIKLYNRENKELFGALLETNKQRKSRLRKEAKNRPHQNNAASTKESTQKFDIPCENVLKNLIQIQNSAIRRLEAVKGKMWLKTRTCSNLASVLFNGTPVRGMKTQAAYFAQSSPAQPGYASEDKILQIKQYQNDFTQQFPSVTLILNKTMTEDTRKALDKWKQDRIAELGEEEFNRAYQAQLAVGTKFHNTLKNYFTQPQTQLRIEKDVEGVWVSVAEVLKSISSPKAIESNVVHPVLKYRGIFDAIADYEDKPTLIEWKKSDKARKAISATYDNPVQLAAYFGAVCNDLNYKHLNVRDALLVIAYTDGSKADVFHLSTDKLREHWAQWLIRLEEYTKKYGNDDEKILKGGKRTFEENLGNI; encoded by the exons ATGAATTTGATCGCAATGTTGCGACCACCGAGTTTATATTTTggccaaagaattttcgtaCAAAAACAAACTGTCAGAAACAAAGTGGTTCGACCTGCATCGTTCCTGAAACCACcggaaaaaattaaactttacaaTAGAGAGAACAAGGAACTGTTCGGAGCTCTGCTAGAGACCAATAAGCAAAGAAAAAGTCGATTGCGAAAGGAAG CTAAAAATAGACCGCATCAAAACAACGCAGCCAGCACCAAGGAAAGTACGCAAAAGTTCGACATTCCGTGCGAAAATGTTTTGAAGAATCTCATTCAAATACAGAACAGTGCTATCAGAAGATTAGAGGCAGTGAAAGGTAAAATGTGGCTAAAAACAAGGACTTGTTCTAACTTGGCCAGTGTTCTCTTCAATGGCACACCAGTAAGAGGCATGAAGACACAAGCAGCTTATTTTGCACAAAGTTCCCCAGCACAGCCTGGTTATGCGAGCGAAGACAAGATTCTCCAAATAAAACAGTATCAAAATGACTTTACTCAACAGTTCCCATCAGTCACTTTGATACTAAATAAAACAATGACTGAGGATACTAGAAAAGCCTTAGATAAGTGGAAACAGGATAGAATAGCTGAGCTGGGCGAAGAAGAATTCAATAGGGCTTATCAAG CTCAATTAGCCGTGGGCACAAAATTCCACAATACCCTCAAGAATTACTTCACACAACCTCAAACACAACTGCGCATTGAGAAGGATGTAGAAGGAGTTTGGGTGTCTGTCGCAGAAGTATTGAAGAGCATATCCTCACCAAAGGCCATAGAATCCAATGTAGTGCATCCTGTATTAAAGTATAGAGGAATATTTGATGCTATTGCAGATTATga AGACAAGCCAACACTTATTGAATGGAAGAAGTCTGACAAAGCACGCAAGGCTATATCAGCCACATACGATAACCCTGTCCAACTAGCGGCATACTTCGGTGCAGTATGCAATGACCTGAACTACAAACATTTGAATGTTCGAGATGCTTTACTCGTTATAGCGTATACGGACGGGTCGAAGGCAGATGTATTCCATCTGTCAACGGACAAGTTGAGGGAACACTGGGCTCAATGGTTGATACGATTGGAAGAGTATACAAAGAAGTATGGCAACGATGATGAGAAGATTCTCAAGGGCGGCAAGAGGACGTTTGAAGAGAATCTCGGGAATATCTAA